In Grus americana isolate bGruAme1 chromosome 4, bGruAme1.mat, whole genome shotgun sequence, one genomic interval encodes:
- the MAB21L2 gene encoding protein mab-21-like 2, with amino-acid sequence MIAAQAKLVYQLNKYYTERCQARKAAIAKTIREVCKVVSDVLKEVEVQEPRFISSLSEIDARYEGLEVISPTEFEVVLYLNQMGVFNFVDDGSLPGCAVLKLSDGRKRSMSLWVEFITASGYLSARKIRSRFQTLVAQAVDKCSYRDVVKMIADTSEVKLRIRERYVVQITPAFKCTGIWPRSAAQWPMPHIPWPGPNRVAEVKAEGFNLLSKECYSLTGKQSSAESDAWVLQFGEAENRLLMGGCRNKCLSVLKTLRDRHLELPGQPLNNYHMKTLLLYECEKHPRETDWDEACLGDRLNGILLQLISCLQCRRCPHYFLPNLDLFQGKPHSALESAAKQTWRLAREILTNPKSLDKL; translated from the coding sequence ATGATCGCCGCGCAGGCCAAGCTGGTCTACCAGCTCAACAAATACTACACGGAGCGCTGCCAGGCCCGCAAGGCGGCCATCGCCAAGACCATCCGGGAGGTGTGCAAGGTCGTGTCGGACGTGCTGAAGGAGGTGGAGGTGCAGGAGCCGCGCTTCATCAGCTCCCTGAGCGAGATCGATGCCCGCTACGAGGGGCTAGAGGTGATCTCGCCCACCGAGTTTGAGGTGGTGCTCTACCTCAACCAGATGGGCGTCTTCAACTTCGTGGACGACGGCTCCCTGCCGGGCTGCGCCGTGCTCAAGCTGAGCGACGGCCGCAAGCGCAGCATGTCCCTCTGGGTGGAGTTCATCACCGCCTCGGGCTACCTGTCCGCCCGCAAGATCCGCTCCCGCTTCCAGACGCTGGTGGCCCAGGCGGTGGACAAGTGCAGCTACCGGGACGTGGTGAAGATGATCGCGGACACCAGCGAGGTGAAGCTCCGCATCCGGGAGCGGTACGTGGTGCAGATCACGCCCGCCTTCAAGTGCACCGGGATCTGGCCCCGCAGCGCGGCGCAGTGGCCCATGCCCCACATCCCCTGGCCCGGCCCCAACCGGGTGGCGGAGGTGAAGGCGGAGGGCTTCAACCTGCTCTCCAAGGAGTGCTACTCGCTGACGGGCAAGCAGAGCTCGGCCGAGAGCGACGCCTGGGTGCTGCAGTTCGGCGAGGCCGAGAACCGGCTGCTGATGGGCGGCTGCAGGAACAAGTGCCTCTCGGTGCTGAAGACGCTGCGCGACCGGCACTTGGAGCTGCCCGGGCAGCCCCTCAACAACTACCACATGAAGACGCTGCTGCTGTACGAGTGCGAGAAGCACCCTCGGGAGACCGACTGGGACGAGGCGTGCCTGGGCGACCGGCTCAACGgcatcctcctgcagctcatctcctgcctgcagtgccGGCGCTGCCCCCACTACTTCCTGCCCAACCTAGACCTCTTTCAGGGCAAACCCCACTCGGCCCTGGAAAGCGCTGCCAAACAGACCTGGAGGCTAGCCAGAGAAATCCTCACCAATCCCAAAAGCCTCGACAAGCTATAG